The Colias croceus chromosome 18, ilColCroc2.1 genome has a window encoding:
- the LOC123699661 gene encoding N-acetylneuraminate lyase-like has protein sequence MVVLNVRGLVPPVFTPFNEDLTVNYAAIHPYAEWLAANGIKAVLVGGTTGEHMTLPVSVRKKIIDEWLKAGKKTGQHIMVQVGGAPMADVQELAKYCSRIGVDSILTLPELYFKPKTVAELVDYIAEVAKCAPNLPVLYYHIPKMTLVEISMPAFVRAATAKVPNFRGLKFTSNDLSEGAQVLRSLAEGQEMFLGAETLLAPAALLGIKSSIGTSYNIFPQLSLSILEAVEKGDLESARRLQEKLSLAVEAHLPEGEWVPIMKAGMHIVTGFDMGPPALPQRPLSAEAKQRISTKLKGIMG, from the exons atg GTTGTTTTAAATGTCCGCGGTCTCGTGCCTCCAGTGTTTACTCCATTCAATGAAGATCTTACAGTCAACTATGCAGCTATTCATCCCTACGCCGAATGGCTGGCAGCTAATGGCATCAAGGCCgttttag tTGGTGGAACCACTGGTGAGCACATGACACTGCCTGTCTCTGTAAGGAAGAAGATTATCGACGAATGGCTGAAGGCAGGCAAGAAGACAGGGCAGCACATTATGGTCCAGGTGGGAGGCGCTCCCATGGCTGATGTTCAGGAGTTG GCGAAATACTGCTCCCGAATTGGCGTGGACTCAATCCTAACTCTACCCGAGTTATACTTCAAACCGAAAACCGTAGCAGAGTTGGTGGATTACATAGCTGAGGTTGCCAAATGTGCGCCAAACCTGCCTGTACTGTACTACCATATCCCAAAAATGACTCTTGTGGAAA TTAGCATGCCAGCATTCGTAAGAGCAGCTACAGCAAAGGTTCCCAACTTTAGGGGGCTCAAATTCACGTCGAACGATTTGAGTGAAGGCGCTCAAGTATTGAGAAGCTTGGCGGAAGGACAGGAAATGTTCTTAGGGGCTGAAACC TTACTAGCGCCAGCGGCTCTCCTAGGCATAAAGTCAAGCATCGGAACCTCCTACAATATATTCCCACAATTGTCTCTAAGTATTTTGGAAGCTGTTGAAAAGGGAGATTTAGAGTCCGCACGCCGTTTGCAAGAAAAACTTAGCTTAGCTGTAGAAGCGCATTTGCCAGAAG gagAATGGGTGCCAATCATGAAGGCTGGTATGCACATAGTGACTGGCTTTGACATGGGACCTCCTGCACTACCTCAGCGACCTCTCTCGGCGGAAGCTAAACAGAGAATATCTACTAAACTCAAGGGAATTATGGGCTGA
- the LOC123699746 gene encoding SAGA-associated factor 11 homolog isoform X1 has product MTTIASELSMNDLNSKFFEIMKNEGNAEDAANFIYENLYDDVMLGFVFEFHHGLKTGLTDLIEGEKEEDEGYKIVVSKDFDVFGLSLVKKTADSNCSCPNCERPVSATRFAPHLEKCMGMGRNSSRIASRRIASNSREPTSYAGLLSDDEDDADWSGGSMQSERRKRRIRNNNSRKSNKVHNGNRNNGHHNSDANDGGATYETMSANEKKNLLQQICGVVSEHTKKLCTRSTRCPQHTEEQRRALRNSVLEPSTPEQSLTADDAGSPPDSSPSSSCSSSSRKRDRHRALPKNKSKRERNVSPNRD; this is encoded by the exons ATGACTACTATAGCAAGTGAGCTTAGTATGAACGACCTAAACAGTAAATTCTTCGAAATAATGAAGAACGAAGGCAACGCAGAAGATGCGGCCAATTTCATTTATGAGAATCTTTACGATGATGTCATGTTGGGATTTGTTTTTGAGTTTCACCACGGATTGAAGACGGGACTCACTGATTTAATAGAGGGCGAGAAAGAGGAAGATGAGGGATACAAGATTGTGGTGTCGAAGGATTTCGATGTTTTCGGCTTATCGCTTGTGAAGAAAACTGCTGATTCTAACTGTTCTTGCCCTAACTGCGAAAGGCCGGTGTCTGCGACTCGTTTTGCTCCTCATCTAGAGAAATGTATGG GAATGGGCCGAAACAGTTCTCGTATAGCGTCCCGTCGCATAGCATCCAACAGTCGAGAACCCACGTCATACGCTGGGCTACTCAGCGACGATGAAGACGACGCTGACTGGTCAGGCGGCTCCATGCAGAGTGAGCGACGCAAGCGCAGGATCAGGAACAATAATAGCCGGAAATCTAATAAAGTGCATAA CGGCAACAGAAATAACGGGCATCACAATTCCGACGCGAACGATGGAGGGGCCACATACGAAACTATGAGCGCTAATGAGAAGAAGAACTTGTTGCAGCAGATCTGTGGTGTTGTCTCGGAACATACTAAGAAACTGTGTACAAG ATCCACCCGTTGTCCCCAACACACAGAGGAACAGCGTAGAGCGCTGCGTAACTCAGTTCTCGAACCTTCCACACCAGAGCAGAGCCTCACGGCTGATGATGCAGGGTCTCCCCCGGATTCCAGCCCATCATCATCCTGCTCCTCATCAAGTAGAAAAAGAGATAGACATCGCGCTTTACCGAAGAACAAGAGTAAAAGAGAGAGAAATGTGTCACCTAATCGTGACTGA
- the LOC123699746 gene encoding SAGA-associated factor 11 homolog isoform X3, whose translation MTTIASELSMNDLNSKFFEIMKNEGNAEDAANFIYENLYDDVMLGFVFEFHHGLKTGLTDLIEGEKEEDEGYKIVVSKDFDVFGLSLVKKTADSNCSCPNCERPVSATRFAPHLEKCMGMGRNSSRIASRRIASNSREPTSYAGLLSDDEDDADWSGGSMQSERRKRRIRNNNSRKSNKVHKSTRCPQHTEEQRRALRNSVLEPSTPEQSLTADDAGSPPDSSPSSSCSSSSRKRDRHRALPKNKSKRERNVSPNRD comes from the exons ATGACTACTATAGCAAGTGAGCTTAGTATGAACGACCTAAACAGTAAATTCTTCGAAATAATGAAGAACGAAGGCAACGCAGAAGATGCGGCCAATTTCATTTATGAGAATCTTTACGATGATGTCATGTTGGGATTTGTTTTTGAGTTTCACCACGGATTGAAGACGGGACTCACTGATTTAATAGAGGGCGAGAAAGAGGAAGATGAGGGATACAAGATTGTGGTGTCGAAGGATTTCGATGTTTTCGGCTTATCGCTTGTGAAGAAAACTGCTGATTCTAACTGTTCTTGCCCTAACTGCGAAAGGCCGGTGTCTGCGACTCGTTTTGCTCCTCATCTAGAGAAATGTATGG GAATGGGCCGAAACAGTTCTCGTATAGCGTCCCGTCGCATAGCATCCAACAGTCGAGAACCCACGTCATACGCTGGGCTACTCAGCGACGATGAAGACGACGCTGACTGGTCAGGCGGCTCCATGCAGAGTGAGCGACGCAAGCGCAGGATCAGGAACAATAATAGCCGGAAATCTAATAAAGTGCATAA ATCCACCCGTTGTCCCCAACACACAGAGGAACAGCGTAGAGCGCTGCGTAACTCAGTTCTCGAACCTTCCACACCAGAGCAGAGCCTCACGGCTGATGATGCAGGGTCTCCCCCGGATTCCAGCCCATCATCATCCTGCTCCTCATCAAGTAGAAAAAGAGATAGACATCGCGCTTTACCGAAGAACAAGAGTAAAAGAGAGAGAAATGTGTCACCTAATCGTGACTGA
- the LOC123699746 gene encoding SAGA-associated factor 11 homolog isoform X2 has product MTTIASELSMNDLNSKFFEIMKNEGNAEDAANFIYENLYDDVMLGFVFEFHHGLKTGLTDLIEGEKEEDEGYKIVVSKDFDVFGLSLVKKTADSNCSCPNCERPVSATRFAPHLEKCMGMGRNSSRIASRRIASNSREPTSYAGLLSDDEDDADWSGGSMQSERRKRRIRNNNSRKSNKVHKNNGHHNSDANDGGATYETMSANEKKNLLQQICGVVSEHTKKLCTRSTRCPQHTEEQRRALRNSVLEPSTPEQSLTADDAGSPPDSSPSSSCSSSSRKRDRHRALPKNKSKRERNVSPNRD; this is encoded by the exons ATGACTACTATAGCAAGTGAGCTTAGTATGAACGACCTAAACAGTAAATTCTTCGAAATAATGAAGAACGAAGGCAACGCAGAAGATGCGGCCAATTTCATTTATGAGAATCTTTACGATGATGTCATGTTGGGATTTGTTTTTGAGTTTCACCACGGATTGAAGACGGGACTCACTGATTTAATAGAGGGCGAGAAAGAGGAAGATGAGGGATACAAGATTGTGGTGTCGAAGGATTTCGATGTTTTCGGCTTATCGCTTGTGAAGAAAACTGCTGATTCTAACTGTTCTTGCCCTAACTGCGAAAGGCCGGTGTCTGCGACTCGTTTTGCTCCTCATCTAGAGAAATGTATGG GAATGGGCCGAAACAGTTCTCGTATAGCGTCCCGTCGCATAGCATCCAACAGTCGAGAACCCACGTCATACGCTGGGCTACTCAGCGACGATGAAGACGACGCTGACTGGTCAGGCGGCTCCATGCAGAGTGAGCGACGCAAGCGCAGGATCAGGAACAATAATAGCCGGAAATCTAATAAAGTGCATAA AAATAACGGGCATCACAATTCCGACGCGAACGATGGAGGGGCCACATACGAAACTATGAGCGCTAATGAGAAGAAGAACTTGTTGCAGCAGATCTGTGGTGTTGTCTCGGAACATACTAAGAAACTGTGTACAAG ATCCACCCGTTGTCCCCAACACACAGAGGAACAGCGTAGAGCGCTGCGTAACTCAGTTCTCGAACCTTCCACACCAGAGCAGAGCCTCACGGCTGATGATGCAGGGTCTCCCCCGGATTCCAGCCCATCATCATCCTGCTCCTCATCAAGTAGAAAAAGAGATAGACATCGCGCTTTACCGAAGAACAAGAGTAAAAGAGAGAGAAATGTGTCACCTAATCGTGACTGA
- the LOC123699849 gene encoding adenylosuccinate synthetase isoform X1, which produces MASITNSKHSEVNGDCVYTQNKMESNKVTVVLGAQWGDEGKGKVVDLLALNSDIVCRCQGGNNAGHTVVVNGKEFDFHLLPSGIINQKCTSVIGNGVVIHLPGLFEELKKNESKGMGNWQNRLIVSDRAHLVFDIHQQVDGLQEAEKGKNSLGTTKKGIGPTYSSKATRNGIRIGDLLGDFQIFEEKFRTLAATYKRMFPSLEVDIESELATYKEYAEKVRPLVKDTVSYLHKEIRSGRKVLVEGANAAMLDIDFGTYPYVTSSNCSIGGVCTGLGLPPSLIGEVLGVVKAYTTRVGDGPFPTELHDEMGKLLQERGHEVGVTTRRVRRCGWLDLVVVQYTALVNGYTSLCLTKLDILDNLQEIKVGVAYKLNGKKIDYFPSSMTELSAVEVEYVTVPGWACSTEDVRELSKLPANAKSYVKLIEEYLQIPVKYIGVGQGRESIISVA; this is translated from the exons ATGGCTTCGATTACAAATTCGAAGCATTCTGAAGTAAACGGTGACTGTGTTTATACCCAAAATAAGATGGAATCTAATAAAGTAACAGTTGTTTTGGGTGCGCAATGGGGCGACGAGGGAAAAGGCAAAGTAGTGGATTTATTGGCTCTGAACTCCGACATCGTGTGTCGTTGTCag GGTGGCAACAACGCAGGCCACACAGTGGTTGTCAACGGCAAAGAGTTCGACTTCCACCTCCTGCCCAGTGGCATCATCAACCAGAAATGCACTTCGGTCATCG GCAATGGAGTGGTCATACATTTGCCAGGACTGTTCGAAGAGCTGAAGAAGAACGAATCAAAAGGTATGGGGAATTGGCAGAATCGGCTCATCGTATCCGACCGGGCGCATCTCGTTTTCGATATACATCAGCAG GTTGATGGTCTCCAAGAAGCCGAAAAAGGCAAAAACTCCCTGGGCACGACGAAGAAAGGTATCGGCCCGACATACTCGTCGAAAGCCACGAGAAATGGAATCAGGATTGGAGATTTGCTTGGCGactttcaaatatttgaagaGAA ATTCCGAACGCTAGCCGCTACGTACAAACGCATGTTCCCGTCACTCGAAGTAGATATTGAGAGTGAACTAGCCACGTACAAGGAATACGCAGAGAAAGTTCGTCCATTAGTGAAAGATACGGTCTCTTACTTGCATAAGGAGATCAGAAGTGGGAGGAAAGTGCTGGTCGAAGGTGCCAATGCTGCCATGTTGGATATTGATTTTG GTACATACCCGTACGTGACGTCATCAAACTGCAGTATCGGCGGTGTTTGCACCGGGCTCGGTCTACCACCAAGCCTTATTGGTGAAGTGCTTGGTGTTGTTAAGGCGTACACTACACGTGTTGGTGACGGGCCCTTCCCCACTGAGCTGCATGAT gaaatggGCAAACTCCTCCAAGAGCGCGGGCACGAGGTGGGCGTGACCACGCGGCGCGTGCGCAGGTGCGGGTGGCTGGATCTCGTCGTTGTGCAGTACACGGCACTCGTCAACGGGTATACCTC ATTGTGCCTAACAAAATTGGATATTTTGGACAATCTACAAGAAATCAAAGTGGGCGTCGCGTACAAGCTGAATGGAAAGAAAATTGATTACTTCCCCTCCTCCATGACTGAGCTCAGCGCTGTTGAG GTGGAATACGTGACAGTCCCCGGGTGGGCGTGCAGCACGGAAGATGTCCGGGAATTAAGCAAGTTGCCGGCAAACGCCAAGAGCTATGTGAAGCTCATTGAGGAGTATTTGCAGATACCTg TGAAATACATTGGCGTTGGACAAGGCAGGGAGTCGATTATCAGCGTGGCTTAA
- the LOC123699849 gene encoding adenylosuccinate synthetase isoform X2: MASITNSKHSEVNGDCVYTQNKMESNKVTVVLGAQWGDEGKGKVVDLLALNSDIVCRCQGGNNAGHTVVVNGKEFDFHLLPSGIINQKCTSVIGNGVVIHLPGLFEELKKNESKGMGNWQNRLIVSDRAHLVFDIHQQVDGLQEAEKGKNSLGTTKKGIGPTYSSKATRNGIRIGDLLGDFQIFEEKFRTLAATYKRMFPSLEVDIESELATYKEYAEKVRPLVKDTVSYLHKEIRSGRKVLVEGANAAMLDIDFGTYPYVTSSNCSIGGVCTGLGLPPSLIGEVLGVVKAYTTRVGDGPFPTELHDEMGKLLQERGHEVGVTTRRVRRCGWLDLVVVQYTALVNGYTSLCLTKLDILDNLQEIKVGVAYKLNGKKIDYFPSSMTELSAVEVEYVTVPGWACSTEDVRELSKLPANAKSYVKLIEEYLQIPVKYIGVGQGRESIISVA; the protein is encoded by the exons ATGGCTTCGATTACAAATTCGAAGCATTCTGAAGTAAACGGTGACTGTGTTTATACCCAAAATAAGATGGAATCTAATAAAGTAACAGTTGTTTTGGGTGCGCAATGGGGCGACGAGGGAAAAGGCAAAGTAGTGGATTTATTGGCTCTGAACTCCGACATCGTGTGTCGTTGTCag GGTGGCAACAACGCAGGCCACACAGTGGTTGTCAACGGCAAAGAGTTCGACTTCCACCTCCTGCCCAGTGGCATCATCAACCAGAAATGCACTTCGGTCATCG GCAATGGAGTGGTCATACATTTGCCAGGACTGTTCGAAGAGCTGAAGAAGAACGAATCAAAAGGTATGGGGAATTGGCAGAATCGGCTCATCGTATCCGACCGGGCGCATCTCGTTTTCGATATACATCAGCAG GTTGATGGTCTCCAAGAAGCCGAAAAAGGCAAAAACTCCCTGGGCACGACGAAGAAAGGTATCGGCCCGACATACTCGTCGAAAGCCACGAGAAATGGAATCAGGATTGGAGATTTGCTTGGCGactttcaaatatttgaagaGAA ATTCCGAACGCTAGCCGCTACGTACAAACGCATGTTCCCGTCACTCGAAGTAGATATTGAGAGTGAACTAGCCACGTACAAGGAATACGCAGAGAAAGTTCGTCCATTAGTGAAAGATACGGTCTCTTACTTGCATAAGGAGATCAGAAGTGGGAGGAAAGTGCTGGTCGAAGGTGCCAATGCTGCCATGTTGGATATTGATTTTG GTACATACCCGTACGTGACGTCATCAAACTGCAGTATCGGCGGTGTTTGCACCGGGCTCGGTCTACCACCAAGCCTTATTGGTGAAGTGCTTG GTGTTGTTAAGGCGTACACTACACGTGTTGGTGACGGGCCCTTCCCCACTGAGCTGCATGAT gaaatggGCAAACTCCTCCAAGAGCGCGGGCACGAGGTGGGCGTGACCACGCGGCGCGTGCGCAGGTGCGGGTGGCTGGATCTCGTCGTTGTGCAGTACACGGCACTCGTCAACGGGTATACCTC ATTGTGCCTAACAAAATTGGATATTTTGGACAATCTACAAGAAATCAAAGTGGGCGTCGCGTACAAGCTGAATGGAAAGAAAATTGATTACTTCCCCTCCTCCATGACTGAGCTCAGCGCTGTTGAG GTGGAATACGTGACAGTCCCCGGGTGGGCGTGCAGCACGGAAGATGTCCGGGAATTAAGCAAGTTGCCGGCAAACGCCAAGAGCTATGTGAAGCTCATTGAGGAGTATTTGCAGATACCTg TGAAATACATTGGCGTTGGACAAGGCAGGGAGTCGATTATCAGCGTGGCTTAA